From Musa acuminata AAA Group cultivar baxijiao chromosome BXJ3-8, Cavendish_Baxijiao_AAA, whole genome shotgun sequence, one genomic window encodes:
- the LOC135644096 gene encoding pathogenesis-related protein 1-like, translating to MVTGCCTNEVTVNVSVHRMWKAAACEDHILLPKIIPEYFAGAELVGDGEAGSTKTFHFTPAAEPLTFVKDHVEVLDHGSHTMRYKAIEGGHLGRTLKSHAFEVKFEATGADSCVVKTKTEYDTIDDAPLPEDEVQKMTDVPVRMMKSVEAYLIANPGVCA from the exons ATGGTCACCGGCTGCTGCACCAACGAGGTGACGGTCAACGTCAGCGTCCACAGGATGTGGAAGGCGGCCGCCTGCGAGGATCACATCCTGCTGCCAAAGATCATTCCTGAGTACTTCGCTGGCGCAGAGCTCGTCGGCGATGGCGAAGCTGGCAGCACAAAGACCTTCCACTTCACTCCAG CCGCAGAGCCACTGACCTTCGTGAAGGACCACGTTGAGGTGTTGGACCACGGAAGCCACACGATGAGGTACAAGGCGATCGAAGGAGGTCACCTCGGCCGAACGCTCAAGTCGCACGCGTTCGAGGTCAAGTTCGAAGCGACGGGCGCCGACAGCTGTGTCGTGAAGACCAAGACCGAATACGATACGATCGACGACGCGCCGCTGCCGGAGGACGAGGTGCAGAAGATGACGGACGTGCCAGTACGGATGATGAAGTCGGTGGAAGCCTATCTGATAGCCAACCCCGGTGTTTGTGCCTGA
- the LOC103995574 gene encoding phytohormone-binding protein, with amino-acid sequence MDSSPSLHHQPITACRALIRQNTFIDAMVAGCCTEELTLNVSVHRVWKAAACEDHILLPKIMPQYFSGAELIGDGEAGSTKIFHFDPAMKPLIFVKNHVEVLDHGSHTLKYKTVEGGHLGHTLKSHTIEHKYHALSADTCSLKIKVEYDTIDDKGLPEEEVNKIKEGSVWVAKAVEGYLTTNPAAYA; translated from the exons ATGGACTCTTCCCCTTCCCTTCACCACCAACCCATCACAGCCTGCAGAGCTCTCATCCGGCAAAACACCTTCATCGACGCCATGGTTGCCGGGTGCTGCACCGAAGAGCTGACGCTCAATGTCAGCGTCCACAGAGTATGGAAGGCGGCCGCCTGCGAGGATCACATCCTGCTGCCAAAGATCATGCCGCAGTACTTCTCCGGCGCCGAGCTCATCGGGGATGGTGAAGCTGGCAGCACCAAGATCTTCCACTTCGATCCAG CTATGAAGCCACTGATCTTCGTGAAGAACCATGTCGAAGTGCTGGATCATGGGAGCCACACCTTGAAGTACAAGACCGTCGAGGGAGGCCACCTCGGCCACACGCTCAAGTCGCACACCATCGAGCACAAGTACCACGCCTTGAGCGCCGACACCTGCTCTCTGAAGATCAAGGTGGAGTATGATACCATCGACGACAAGGGGCTCCCCGAGGAGGAGGTGAACAAGATCAAGGAGGGGTCGGTATGGGTCGCCAAGGCTGTGGAAGGTTACCTGACCACCAACCCCGCTGCTTATGCCTAA